The Chloracidobacterium sp. genome contains the following window.
CAAAGGATCTTGGCGAGCTTTTTCCCGATCAGGACATCGTGATCAGAAACAAAACCGCCCTGTTTCATAGTGTGAAGAGCGAGTTTTATCGCGGCTTGGGCCGATTCACCAAGCACCAAAATGTCGGTCCGCTCGACCGGAGCGACAAAGCCTGCCGCATCGAGATTCAGCACCTCTTGTTTCGCATCTTGGATCAGCCGGTCACCATTCATCGAGATCGCATCCGAGTCCCGCAAGAATCCTGCTGACTGAGCCTCGCGGGCTGACGTGGCGACTTTGCCCATTCCGATCGTTTCGAAAGTTTTCTTGAGGAATGCGAGCGGATCAGCGTCGGGGGTCTTTGCCGCAGCGTCCATTGCCCGCATCGTCATCTCCTTGGTGCCGCATCCGGCAGGGATCAGGCCGACGCCCACTTCGACCAGGCCGATATACGTTTCAGCCGCCGCCCGCACTTTGTTGCCGTGCATTGCGATCTCACATCCACCGCCGAGTGTCAGTCCGTAGGGTGCAGTAACAACCGGTTTGGAGGAATATCGGAGACGCATCACTGTGTTTTGCAATGCTCGAACCATCATCTGGATGTCTTCCCACTCCTCTTCCTGAGCGGCAAGCAGGAGCATCATAATGTTCGCACCGGCCGAGAAATTTCCGCCCTGATTGCCGACGACGAGACCCTTGAAATTCTTTTCAACTTCATCGAGTGCAAAATTCATCATCGCTACCGTGTCGCCGCCGATCGAATTCATCTTGGAGTGAAATTCGAGACACGCGACGCCATCGCCGATATCGATAAATGAAGCTCCAGGGTTAGATTTGATGACGCCGGTCTGTTCCTTGATGTCCTTTAGGATCAGAACGCCGGGCCGAACGGGCATAGGTTTGTACGTATCGGTAACGAAATCGTAGTAAGAGTGATGGCCGCCGTCATTCTTATAGAATGTCGTTGCACCGGAGGCCAGCATTTTTTCGACGTTCGCGGGAATAGCCTGACCCTCAGAGCGCATTCGTTCTACAGACTCAACGACACCTATAGCGTCCCAAGCCTCAAAAACTCCGATCTCCCAGCCAAATCCCCACTTGATCGCGTTATCGATCTCGACGATCGTGTCGGCGATCTCCGGGATTCGATTGGCAGCATACCGCGAGATGCGCGAGGTTGTTTTCCAGAGGAATTCGCCGACGCGATCCTTACCCCACACGAGTGCCTTAACGCGCTTTGCCCGATCATCAATGGACTTGGCGGCATCGAGCGACGGAAATTTCGTCTTAACCTGCGGTTTGTACTCGAAGGTGGCCAGGTCGAGTTCGAGAATAATTCGTTTGCCGTCAGCGTCTTTCGATTTTTTGTAAAATCCGCCGCCGGTCTTATCACCAAGTAGTTTTTTGTCGAGCAATGTCTGGATCAGTTCCGGCAGGCGAAAGACTTCGCGGTCCTCGTCGTCGGGCACGGCGGGATACAAGTTGTTGGTGACGTGAGCCGTAACATCGAGACCGACCAGGTCCGAGGTGCGGAACGTTGCCGATGATGCGTGGCCGATCGCTTTGCCGGTCATCTGGTCAATCTCGGTCGGTGTCCAACCGCCGGCGATCATCTCGTGGATGGTCGCCATCATCCCAAAAACACCGATGCGGTTAGCAATAAAATTTGGCCGATCCTTTGCCGGCACAACGCCTTTCCCCAACCGCTGATCTAAGAATCCCGTGATCCCACAGGCGATCTCACCGCTGGTCTTTGAGCCGGGAATAACCTCGACGAGCTTCATATATCGAGGTGGGTTAAAGAAGTGGATGCCGACGAAATGGGCTTTGAAATCATCCGAAAATGGCTCGGCGATCGAGTCGATCGGGATGCCGCTTGTGTTTGAAGCGATCACGGCACCGGGCTTTCGATACTTATCGACTTCCGCAAAAAGCTTGTGTTTAATATCTAGATTCTCGACAACCGCCTCGATGACAAAGTCACAGTCTTTGAGCTTTACCAGATCATCGGTAAAGTTGCCCGTGGTAATCAACTTGGCATTATCG
Protein-coding sequences here:
- a CDS encoding 3-hydroxyacyl-CoA dehydrogenase/enoyl-CoA hydratase family protein, which produces MNIAKAAVLGAGTMGAGIAAHLSNAGIPTLLLDIAPQELTADEEKKGLTLESPQVRNRIVDSLFAAAKKLKPAPFMLDDNAKLITTGNFTDDLVKLKDCDFVIEAVVENLDIKHKLFAEVDKYRKPGAVIASNTSGIPIDSIAEPFSDDFKAHFVGIHFFNPPRYMKLVEVIPGSKTSGEIACGITGFLDQRLGKGVVPAKDRPNFIANRIGVFGMMATIHEMIAGGWTPTEIDQMTGKAIGHASSATFRTSDLVGLDVTAHVTNNLYPAVPDDEDREVFRLPELIQTLLDKKLLGDKTGGGFYKKSKDADGKRIILELDLATFEYKPQVKTKFPSLDAAKSIDDRAKRVKALVWGKDRVGEFLWKTTSRISRYAANRIPEIADTIVEIDNAIKWGFGWEIGVFEAWDAIGVVESVERMRSEGQAIPANVEKMLASGATTFYKNDGGHHSYYDFVTDTYKPMPVRPGVLILKDIKEQTGVIKSNPGASFIDIGDGVACLEFHSKMNSIGGDTVAMMNFALDEVEKNFKGLVVGNQGGNFSAGANIMMLLLAAQEEEWEDIQMMVRALQNTVMRLRYSSKPVVTAPYGLTLGGGCEIAMHGNKVRAAAETYIGLVEVGVGLIPAGCGTKEMTMRAMDAAAKTPDADPLAFLKKTFETIGMGKVATSAREAQSAGFLRDSDAISMNGDRLIQDAKQEVLNLDAAGFVAPVERTDILVLGESAQAAIKLALHTMKQGGFVSDHDVLIGKKLAKILCGGDMNHKAYVSERYLLDLELEAFVSLCGERKTQERIAAMLKTGKPLRN